One genomic segment of Nitrospirota bacterium includes these proteins:
- a CDS encoding universal stress protein: MKKVLIAVDDTMGSKAILSVYNNLVRRPESVVLLHVQRPGGKSLMYEMLGEAEMSTLKESLEGSEHQARLDEQAYEILSFYKKELEDGGLVPIKTVIRWGHPVDEIVKVASEENADLIIVGCNGKSKLHKLVSGCVTRDVEKSSGVPVLVAKAKTGGCSKGEKALGLREAYNAR, translated from the coding sequence TTGATGACACAATGGGTTCAAAGGCGATACTTTCGGTTTACAACAACCTCGTAAGGAGGCCTGAGAGCGTAGTGCTTTTGCATGTGCAAAGGCCCGGAGGAAAATCCCTAATGTATGAGATGCTCGGTGAGGCTGAGATGTCAACCCTTAAGGAGTCCCTTGAGGGGAGCGAACATCAGGCAAGGCTTGACGAGCAGGCTTATGAGATTTTGAGCTTCTATAAGAAGGAGCTTGAAGATGGCGGGTTGGTGCCGATAAAGACTGTTATAAGGTGGGGACATCCTGTTGATGAAATCGTCAAGGTCGCCTCTGAGGAGAATGCTGACCTCATAATAGTAGGCTGTAATGGAAAAAGCAAGCTACATAAGCTCGTCTCGGGCTGTGTTACAAGGGATGTTGAAAAGAGTTCAGGTGTGCCTGTGCTGGTAGCAAAAGCAAAAACAGGAGGCTGCTCTAAGGGTGAGAAGGCTTTGGGCTTAAGGGAGGCATATAATGCAAGGTAA